The following coding sequences lie in one Periophthalmus magnuspinnatus isolate fPerMag1 chromosome 24, fPerMag1.2.pri, whole genome shotgun sequence genomic window:
- the kcns3b gene encoding potassium voltage-gated channel subfamily S member 3b, giving the protein MGFGQILPHSASEGQVRLNVGGVRHRVDPQTLLRFPHTRLGRLVLCRSETAILELCDDYSPLEKEYYFDRNPRVFLCVLNFYNTGQIHTLEELCVFSFSQEIEYWGIHELHLSPCCSNWYHERKEYVEERDWDNRSDDQAQPSFDSSMEELSALDKDLAKFKGAWCGEVRSYVWLRLEDPAHSCASKIIAVASLSVVLTSIIAMCVHSMPEFQQHDDNDKLIEDPVLAILEEICIACFSAEFIIRLIVAPSRRKFLGNPLNIIDVASILPFYATLALETADEDAEENEDIENVGKVVQVLRLMRVLRILKLARHSIGLRALGATIRHSYHEVGLLLLFLSVGISIFSALIYFAEKEDQDADLGTIPSGWWWATITMTTVGYGDTCPVTLPGKIVATLCIICGLLVVALPITIIFNKFSKYYQRNKAMEGQCIEKPERKDPELPYYSIRDLFTENLYPFLGGLAYRDSVSSRGEDTDASSLQDMEMYENDGCEKVPKST; this is encoded by the exons ATGGGGTTTGGGCAGATCCTCCCGCACTCTGCCTCTGAGGGCCAGGTGCGTCTGAATGTGGGGGGAGTCCGTCACCGCGTGGACCCCCAGACACTGCTGCGCTTCCCCCACACTCGGCTGGGCCGTCTGGTGCTGTGTCGGAGCGAGACGGCCATCTTGGAACTGTGTGATGACTACAGCCCTCTGGAGAAAGAGTATTACTTCGATCGGAACCCGCGAGTCTTCCTGTGTGTGCTCAACTTCTACAACACGGGCCAGATCCACACGCTGGAGGAGCTGTGTGTCTTCTCCTTCAGCCAGGAAATCGAGTACTGGGGCATCCACGAGCTGCACCTCAGCCCCTGCTGCAGcaactg GTACCATGAAAGGAAGGAGTATGTGGAGGAGCGAGACTGGGACAACCGCAGTGACGACCAGGCACAGCCCAGCTTCGATTCTTCCATGGAGGAGCTCTCTGCGCTGGACAAGGATCTGGCCAAGTTCAAGGGTGCCTGGTGTGGGGAGGTGCGGAGCTACGTGTGGCTGAGGCTGGAAGACCCTGCCCACTCTTGTGCCTCCAAAATCATTGCCGTGGCCTCCCTCAGCGTTGTGCTAACCTCCATCATAGCCATGTGCGTACACAGCATGCCTGAGTTCCAACAGCATGACGACAACGACAAACTCATCGAAGATCCCGTTTTGGCCATTTTGGAGGAGATCTGCATCGCCTGCTTCTCTGCCGAGTTCATCATACGCCTGATTGTTGCTCCGTCTCGCCGCAAGTTTTTGGGGAACCCTCTAAACATTATCGACGTCGCCTCTATTTTGCCCTTCTATGCCACACTCGCCCTGGAAACTGCTGACGAAGACGCGGAGGAGAACGAGGACATCGAAAATGTTGGCAAGGTGGTTCAAGTTCTGCGACTGATGCGAGTGCTTCGTATCCTCAAACTGGCACGACATTCCATCGGACTGCGAGCCCTCGGAGCCACCATCCGTCATAGCTACCATGAGGTTGGCCtgctcctgctcttcctctccgTGGGGATCTCCATATTCTCTGCGCTCATTTACTTTGCCGAAAAAGAGGATCAGGACGCGGACTTGGGGACCATTCCTTCAGGTTGGTGGTGGGCTACCATCACCATGACGACTGTAGGCTATGGCGACACCTGCCCGGTGACACTGCCTGGGAAAATAGTAGCGACTTTGTGCATCATTTGCGGGCTGCTGGTGGTAGCCTTACCGATTACCATTATATTCAACAAGTTTTCAAAGTACTATCAGAGGAACAAAGCCATGGAAGGTCAGTGTATTGAGAAGCCAGAAAGGAAGGATCCAGAACTTCCATATTATAGCATCCGAGACCTTTTCACAGAGAATTTGTACCCGTTCTTAGGAGGACTGGCCTACAGAGACAGTGTGAGCTCCAGAGGGGAGGACACTGACGCCTCCAGCCTTCAGGACATGGAGATGTACGAGAATGATGGCTGTGAGAAAGTGCCCAAATCAACATGA